Proteins from a genomic interval of Sinobacterium caligoides:
- the rluD gene encoding 23S rRNA pseudouridine(1911/1915/1917) synthase RluD: protein MAEKITLHAVAPVDLTGKRCDQVAHLLFPDYSRSRLQAWIKSGELTVDGKQFRAKDKVYADMVLDISATVADEEEWSGEDIPLDIVHEDDSVIVINKPVGLVVHPAAGHANGTLLNALLNHYPDLASVPRAGIVHRLDKDTSGLMVVAKTLSAHTDLVNQLQERSVSRTYQAVACGAMTGGGTVETMMDRHPRDRKKMAVALVGGKEAITHYRLMERFNDFTHIKVNLETGRTHQIRVHMAHIRKPLVGDQVYRGRLQLPKGATPGLIEVLRNFKRQALHAYQLELWHPETGDRVLWEAQPPADFLSLIAALRLDKKEREQL from the coding sequence ATGGCCGAAAAAATTACCCTCCACGCTGTCGCTCCCGTCGACCTTACCGGCAAACGCTGTGATCAAGTGGCTCACTTGTTGTTCCCGGATTACTCTCGGTCTCGCCTGCAGGCATGGATCAAGAGCGGTGAGCTCACCGTCGACGGTAAGCAGTTCCGCGCCAAAGATAAGGTTTACGCAGACATGGTACTGGACATCAGTGCTACCGTCGCCGATGAAGAGGAGTGGAGCGGTGAGGACATCCCTCTGGATATTGTCCATGAAGATGACAGCGTCATCGTCATCAACAAGCCCGTCGGCCTCGTCGTTCACCCCGCCGCCGGTCACGCCAACGGCACGCTGCTGAACGCCTTATTAAATCACTACCCCGACCTAGCCAGCGTACCGCGCGCAGGAATTGTGCACCGCCTCGATAAGGATACCAGCGGCCTGATGGTCGTCGCCAAGACGCTCAGTGCCCACACCGATCTTGTCAACCAGCTACAAGAGCGTAGCGTCAGCCGCACCTATCAAGCCGTGGCCTGCGGTGCGATGACCGGTGGCGGCACGGTAGAAACCATGATGGACCGCCACCCCCGCGACCGTAAGAAGATGGCCGTCGCCCTCGTCGGCGGCAAAGAGGCCATTACCCACTACCGCCTGATGGAGCGTTTTAACGACTTTACCCACATCAAAGTCAACCTCGAAACCGGTCGTACCCACCAGATTCGCGTACACATGGCCCACATCCGTAAACCCTTGGTCGGCGACCAAGTCTATCGTGGCCGCCTACAACTCCCTAAGGGGGCAACACCCGGGCTAATCGAGGTGCTACGTAACTTCAAACGACAGGCACTGCACGCCTACCAGCTGGAACTCTGGCACCCAGAGACCGGCGACCGCGTACTCTGGGAGGCGCAACCGCCCGCTGACTTCCTCAGCTTAATTGCCGCCTTGCGCCTCGACAAAAAAGAGCGCGAGCAGTTATAA
- the pgeF gene encoding peptidoglycan editing factor PgeF: MAFLRPDWPAPAGIHSLVSLRSGGESLPPYDSLNPALHVGDNSAHVIANRSLIEQEIATISRAADIQWLNQTHSTTVVEARPQADPGSKDYRDYPDADACFTRQPLTACAVMTADCLPLLFCRLDGSAVAATHAGWKGLANGIIEQTMLKLGGQGEALMVWLGPAIGPARFEVGPEVKTLFTDRSTYEQYSATAACFQAKNNGKFLADIYQLAKLRLQRCGIQQIYGGGLCTVSDRQRFFSYRRDGVTGRLASLIWIDR, translated from the coding sequence GTGGCCTTCTTGCGACCTGATTGGCCTGCCCCTGCGGGCATCCACAGCCTCGTCAGTTTACGATCAGGAGGAGAGAGTCTGCCGCCCTACGACAGCCTCAACCCTGCCCTGCATGTCGGTGACAATAGTGCCCATGTCATCGCCAACCGCAGCCTGATCGAGCAAGAGATTGCAACGATCAGTCGGGCCGCCGACATCCAGTGGCTCAACCAGACCCACTCCACAACCGTAGTCGAAGCACGGCCACAGGCTGACCCCGGTAGCAAAGACTATCGTGACTACCCTGATGCCGACGCCTGTTTTACTCGACAACCGCTAACCGCCTGCGCGGTAATGACGGCTGACTGCCTACCACTACTTTTCTGTCGCCTCGACGGTTCCGCCGTCGCCGCCACCCACGCCGGCTGGAAGGGCCTCGCTAACGGCATCATCGAACAGACTATGCTGAAATTAGGAGGGCAAGGCGAGGCTCTGATGGTGTGGTTAGGCCCCGCCATCGGGCCCGCACGGTTCGAGGTTGGCCCCGAGGTGAAAACCCTGTTTACCGACCGCAGCACGTACGAGCAATACAGCGCTACTGCCGCTTGCTTTCAAGCCAAGAATAACGGCAAGTTTCTCGCCGACATCTATCAGCTTGCCAAGCTTCGCCTGCAGCGCTGTGGTATACAGCAAATTTACGGTGGCGGGCTCTGTACCGTCAGCGACCGTCAGCGCTTCTTCTCCTATCGCCGTGACGGTGTGACTGGCAGGCTCGCCAGCCTCATCTGGATCGATCGATAA
- a CDS encoding acetolactate synthase 3 large subunit, whose translation MTDEKQTEILSGGQMIARALEDEGVEFIFGYPGGAVLHIYDALHTHSKIPHILVRHEQAATHAADGYTRATGKTGLVLVTSGPGATNAITGIATAYMDSIPMVVLSGQVQSHLIGGDAFQETDMVGISRPIVKHSFLVQSTEEIPETIKKAFYLAASGRPGPVVIDLPKDITNPTDKYEYNYPKKIKLRSYTPAARGHSGQIRKAVNLIKEAKRPVLYAGGGVIQGNGSELLTELAHELKFPVTTTLMGLGGFPSSDPQWLGMLGMHGTFEANNAMHHSDLIVCIGARFDDRTTNTPSKYCPTAKIVHIDIDPASISKTIKADIPIVGPVDNVLKEMLTQISELKAKEQFNLDTDALDNWWQMIDQWRDEFGIYTKDRFTINENGLLKQQQVIQCLHKLTKDDDFYLASDVGQHQMFAAQYYKFDKPRRWLNSGGLGTMGFGLPAAMGAKLAFPDATVGCVTGEGSIQMNIQELSTCTQYNLPVKIFNLNNQSLGMVRQWQEMMYDSRLSASVSYKDSLPDFVKLVEAYGHVGIVVKHANELEEKMKEALSLKDRLVFMDIYCDTKEHVYPMLSTPGSMRDMQLSKTEWTK comes from the coding sequence GTGACTGACGAAAAACAAACGGAAATACTTTCCGGCGGTCAGATGATCGCTCGCGCGCTTGAAGATGAAGGCGTGGAATTTATATTTGGCTACCCTGGTGGTGCCGTTCTACATATTTATGACGCACTGCATACCCACTCTAAAATCCCGCATATTTTAGTGCGCCACGAGCAAGCTGCCACCCACGCTGCCGATGGCTATACACGTGCGACCGGCAAGACAGGACTGGTGCTCGTGACCTCGGGGCCTGGAGCCACCAACGCTATTACCGGTATTGCGACCGCCTATATGGATTCTATTCCAATGGTCGTTCTATCTGGGCAGGTGCAGAGCCACCTCATCGGTGGAGATGCCTTCCAAGAAACAGACATGGTCGGCATCTCTCGCCCCATCGTCAAACACAGCTTCCTCGTGCAGTCGACGGAGGAAATACCCGAGACCATTAAGAAGGCCTTCTATCTTGCCGCTAGCGGTCGTCCTGGGCCCGTCGTCATCGACCTGCCGAAAGACATTACCAACCCTACCGACAAGTACGAGTACAACTACCCGAAGAAGATTAAGCTACGCTCTTACACGCCGGCCGCCCGAGGCCATTCCGGGCAGATTCGCAAGGCTGTTAACCTGATCAAGGAGGCCAAGCGTCCAGTATTATATGCCGGCGGCGGCGTCATTCAAGGTAATGGCTCTGAGCTACTTACCGAGCTCGCACATGAACTGAAATTCCCCGTAACGACCACGTTAATGGGGCTAGGTGGTTTCCCGAGTAGCGACCCGCAGTGGCTCGGTATGCTCGGCATGCACGGCACCTTCGAAGCAAACAACGCCATGCACCACAGCGACCTCATTGTCTGCATCGGTGCGCGTTTTGACGACCGGACGACCAATACGCCGAGCAAGTACTGCCCTACGGCGAAGATCGTTCACATCGACATCGACCCCGCCTCGATCTCCAAGACCATCAAGGCTGACATCCCCATCGTCGGGCCAGTCGATAACGTCTTGAAGGAAATGCTGACACAGATTAGCGAACTCAAGGCTAAAGAACAGTTTAATCTCGATACTGACGCCCTCGATAACTGGTGGCAGATGATCGACCAGTGGCGCGATGAGTTTGGCATCTACACCAAGGACCGCTTCACGATTAATGAAAACGGCCTGCTCAAGCAGCAACAGGTGATTCAGTGCCTGCATAAACTCACCAAGGATGACGACTTCTATCTCGCCTCCGACGTGGGTCAGCACCAGATGTTTGCCGCCCAGTACTACAAGTTCGATAAACCTCGTCGCTGGCTCAATTCCGGCGGCCTTGGCACCATGGGCTTCGGTCTACCCGCCGCGATGGGCGCGAAGCTCGCCTTCCCCGACGCCACCGTCGGCTGCGTCACCGGTGAAGGTAGTATTCAGATGAATATTCAGGAGCTGTCGACCTGTACTCAGTACAACCTGCCAGTGAAGATCTTCAACCTCAACAACCAATCCCTCGGCATGGTTCGACAGTGGCAGGAGATGATGTACGACAGTCGCCTCAGTGCCTCCGTCAGCTATAAGGACTCCCTGCCCGACTTCGTCAAACTGGTTGAGGCTTACGGTCACGTTGGTATCGTGGTCAAGCACGCCAATGAGTTAGAGGAGAAGATGAAGGAGGCGCTCAGCCTGAAAGATCGCCTGGTGTTCATGGATATTTACTGCGACACCAAGGAGCACGTCTATCCCATGCTTAGCACACCGGGCTCTATGCGCGATATGCAGCTTAGTAAGACGGAGTGGACTAAATAA
- the ilvN gene encoding acetolactate synthase small subunit, protein MKRIISLLMENEAGALSRVVGLFSQRGYNIETLTVAPTEDPTLSRLTLTTDGDDHKTEQITKHLNRLIEVVKLVDLSEGAHIAREIMLVKVKASGAQRAEIKRCCDIFRGQIVDVTPSVFTIQVTGAPDKHDAFIQAVGDANILEVVRSGVSGMARGEKVLSL, encoded by the coding sequence ATGAAACGTATTATCTCTCTTCTAATGGAAAACGAGGCCGGTGCACTATCACGCGTGGTCGGGCTCTTCTCCCAGCGCGGTTACAACATTGAGACACTCACAGTCGCACCGACAGAGGACCCAACACTATCGCGCCTCACCTTAACCACCGACGGTGATGATCACAAGACCGAGCAGATCACTAAGCACCTAAACCGCCTGATCGAAGTGGTCAAGCTGGTCGACCTTAGTGAAGGAGCCCACATCGCTCGCGAGATCATGCTGGTAAAGGTGAAGGCTTCTGGTGCTCAACGCGCCGAGATTAAACGCTGCTGCGATATCTTTCGCGGCCAGATCGTCGATGTCACGCCCTCGGTTTTCACCATTCAGGTCACCGGCGCCCCAGACAAACACGACGCCTTCATTCAGGCCGTTGGCGACGCCAACATCTTGGAAGTGGTGCGCAGCGGTGTCTCGGGGATGGCACGCGGCGAGAAGGTGTTATCGCTATAA
- the clpB gene encoding ATP-dependent chaperone ClpB, with protein MQPDKFTHSLKQALADAQSLAVRGDNNFIEPGHLLLALLQQQGGSVRPILAQAGTNTEQLSGKLKEKIEQYAKVAESNGDVHLSNHSGRLFNIAERISHKNQDSFLSSELLLLAALEDKEMSALITSCGANKQQIQQAIEGVRNGATVDSAEAEENRQALDKYTQDLTALAEQGKLDPVIGRDNEIRRTIQVLQRRTKNNPVLIGQPGVGKTAILEGLAQRIIAGEVPEGLKHKRVLSLDLGALLAGAKFRGDFEERLKAVLNELDKQEGNIILFIDEIHTLVGAGKSEGSMDAGNMLKPALARGELHCVGATTLDEYRQNIEKDAALERRFQKVLVDEPTEEDTIAILRGLKERYEIHHGVAITDSAIIAATKLSMRYITDRQLPDKAIDLIDEAASHIRMEIDSKPESMDRLERRLIQLKIEREAIKKDSDQAAITRLDSLNQQIDKIERAYSDLDEIWKAEKASLQGSKKSKIELDNARIQLEAAQRSGDLSLMSELQYGVIPALIKQIEAEENNPKVEHKLLRNKVSEEEIADIVSRWTGIPVSKMLEGERSKLLRMEEDLHDRVVGQDEAVRSVCNAVRRSRAGLSDPNRPNGSFLFLGPTGVGKTELCKALSGFLFDTEDAIVRLDMSEYMEKHSVARLIGAPPGYVGYDEGGYLTEAVRRKPYALVLLDEIEKAHPDVFNILLQVLEDGRLTDSQGRTVDFKNTVIVMTSNLGSDRIQQLAADKSFDTISFNDQEDQNLLNEHRNAAIKSAVMDVVGQHFRPEFINRIDECVVFHPLEMQQISRIAKIQIEQLNQRLNERGLKLELNEQAAQQVLEAGYDPVYGARPLKRAIQTLIENPLASAILNGDFSDGDSIIAGVNDHQQLTFSKGK; from the coding sequence ATGCAACCCGATAAATTTACCCACTCACTGAAACAGGCTCTGGCCGATGCCCAGTCCCTTGCCGTGCGCGGCGACAATAACTTTATCGAGCCCGGCCACCTACTGCTTGCCCTACTGCAGCAGCAAGGCGGTAGCGTGCGCCCGATTCTCGCCCAGGCAGGTACCAACACCGAGCAGCTCAGCGGCAAATTAAAAGAGAAGATAGAGCAGTACGCTAAGGTCGCCGAAAGCAATGGCGACGTTCATCTATCTAACCACAGTGGCCGTCTGTTCAACATTGCCGAACGTATCTCGCACAAGAACCAAGACAGTTTCCTCTCCAGTGAACTACTGTTACTCGCCGCGTTAGAAGACAAAGAGATGTCCGCATTAATCACCAGCTGCGGCGCCAATAAACAACAGATTCAGCAGGCAATAGAGGGCGTCCGTAATGGCGCCACCGTCGATAGTGCCGAGGCGGAGGAAAACCGTCAGGCTCTCGACAAATACACACAGGACCTCACCGCCCTCGCCGAACAGGGCAAGCTAGACCCAGTTATCGGCCGTGATAACGAGATACGCCGTACCATTCAGGTATTGCAGCGTCGCACCAAGAATAATCCCGTATTAATCGGTCAGCCCGGTGTCGGTAAGACAGCCATCCTCGAGGGGCTCGCCCAGCGTATCATTGCCGGCGAGGTCCCTGAAGGATTGAAGCATAAGCGTGTGCTCAGCCTCGACTTAGGTGCACTGCTCGCCGGCGCCAAGTTCCGCGGTGACTTCGAGGAGCGTTTAAAGGCCGTACTCAATGAACTCGACAAGCAAGAGGGTAATATCATCCTCTTCATCGACGAGATTCATACCCTCGTCGGCGCCGGTAAGAGCGAAGGCTCGATGGATGCCGGTAACATGCTCAAGCCCGCGCTAGCCCGCGGCGAGCTGCACTGTGTCGGCGCCACCACACTCGACGAATATCGCCAAAACATAGAAAAAGATGCCGCGTTAGAGCGCCGCTTCCAGAAGGTGTTGGTTGACGAGCCGACTGAAGAGGACACCATCGCCATCCTCCGAGGGCTGAAGGAACGCTACGAGATCCACCACGGCGTTGCCATCACCGACTCGGCCATCATCGCCGCGACCAAGCTGTCGATGCGTTATATCACTGACCGTCAGCTGCCTGACAAGGCGATCGACTTGATCGATGAGGCCGCCAGCCACATTCGCATGGAGATTGACTCGAAGCCAGAGTCGATGGATCGCCTGGAACGCCGCCTTATCCAACTGAAAATCGAACGAGAGGCGATTAAGAAAGATAGCGACCAAGCAGCCATCACACGGCTCGATAGCCTCAATCAGCAGATCGATAAAATCGAGCGAGCCTACAGCGACCTCGACGAGATCTGGAAGGCAGAAAAAGCCAGTCTACAGGGCTCTAAGAAGAGCAAAATTGAGCTCGACAACGCCCGCATTCAACTGGAGGCGGCGCAGCGTAGTGGAGACCTGAGCCTGATGTCCGAGCTGCAGTACGGCGTGATCCCAGCACTGATCAAACAGATCGAAGCCGAGGAAAACAACCCCAAAGTCGAGCACAAACTACTGCGCAACAAAGTCAGCGAAGAGGAGATTGCCGATATCGTCAGCCGCTGGACCGGCATCCCCGTCAGCAAGATGCTGGAGGGTGAACGCAGTAAGTTGCTACGCATGGAGGAGGATTTACACGATAGGGTCGTCGGTCAAGATGAAGCTGTACGCTCTGTTTGCAACGCCGTGCGTCGCTCCCGTGCCGGCCTCTCCGACCCGAATAGACCGAATGGCTCTTTCCTCTTCTTAGGCCCCACCGGCGTCGGTAAAACCGAACTCTGTAAGGCGCTATCCGGCTTCCTATTCGATACCGAAGACGCTATCGTGCGTCTCGATATGTCCGAGTACATGGAGAAACACTCGGTGGCTCGCCTCATCGGCGCACCGCCAGGCTACGTCGGTTATGACGAGGGCGGCTACCTCACTGAAGCTGTTCGTCGCAAACCTTACGCCCTCGTATTACTCGATGAAATCGAGAAGGCGCACCCCGATGTCTTTAATATCCTGTTACAGGTATTAGAGGACGGTCGACTCACCGACAGCCAGGGCCGCACCGTCGACTTCAAAAATACGGTGATCGTGATGACTTCAAATCTCGGTTCCGACCGCATCCAACAGCTCGCCGCCGACAAGTCGTTTGACACCATTAGTTTCAATGACCAGGAAGATCAAAACTTACTCAATGAGCATCGTAATGCAGCAATCAAGAGTGCTGTCATGGACGTCGTCGGCCAGCACTTTAGGCCTGAGTTTATCAACCGGATCGACGAATGCGTGGTCTTCCACCCGCTGGAAATGCAACAGATCAGTCGCATCGCCAAGATTCAAATCGAGCAGCTAAATCAACGCCTCAACGAACGCGGACTCAAACTTGAGCTCAATGAGCAAGCGGCCCAGCAAGTACTAGAAGCGGGCTACGATCCCGTCTACGGTGCTAGGCCGCTAAAGCGTGCTATTCAAACACTGATTGAAAACCCGTTGGCCAGTGCGATCTTAAACGGTGATTTCAGCGATGGCGATAGCATTATTGCCGGAGTCAACGACCATCAGCAACTGACGTTCAGCAAAGGGAAATAA
- a CDS encoding outer membrane protein assembly factor BamD produces the protein MRLIYILIIVATTILAGCSGNDEKPREDLSEQQIYSRAKEQLKNSNYSAAVSSLQLLESRYPFGPYAEQAQLELIYAHYKAYETEAAVEAAARFIRLHPGHPNVDYAYYMKGLANFNAGKSIFDRFTDTDVTKRDPGAARQSFYDFSQLLSRFPKSEYAADARVRMIYLRNLLARYEVNVANYYFKRRAFLAAANRGRFVVENFQQTPAVADALAVMVQAYQLLDMPELAADSLTILKSNYPESPYITKEGEFKPLYNKEGAKPTLFSRLTLGLLGRDEPEVYDSRPPR, from the coding sequence ATGCGTTTGATTTACATTCTGATCATTGTCGCCACGACTATTTTAGCGGGTTGTTCAGGCAATGATGAAAAGCCAAGAGAAGACCTTTCAGAGCAGCAGATATACAGCCGTGCTAAGGAACAGCTAAAGAATTCTAACTATAGCGCTGCAGTATCGAGCCTGCAGTTGCTGGAATCTCGTTACCCCTTCGGCCCCTACGCAGAGCAGGCACAGTTAGAGCTGATCTATGCTCACTATAAAGCCTATGAGACCGAGGCTGCTGTCGAGGCTGCTGCGCGTTTTATTCGTCTGCATCCGGGGCACCCTAATGTCGATTATGCCTATTATATGAAGGGTTTAGCTAACTTTAATGCGGGCAAGAGTATCTTCGACCGCTTTACTGACACCGACGTTACTAAGCGCGACCCCGGTGCGGCACGACAGTCGTTCTACGATTTTTCGCAACTATTATCGCGCTTCCCTAAAAGCGAGTATGCGGCGGATGCCCGGGTAAGGATGATCTATCTGCGTAACCTGCTGGCTCGTTATGAGGTCAATGTGGCGAACTATTATTTCAAGCGCCGGGCCTTCCTAGCAGCAGCTAATCGTGGTCGTTTTGTGGTAGAAAACTTCCAGCAGACGCCGGCGGTTGCCGACGCCCTAGCGGTGATGGTGCAGGCATATCAGCTGCTGGATATGCCTGAGCTCGCGGCGGATAGCTTGACGATACTGAAGAGTAATTACCCAGAGAGCCCATACATTACCAAAGAAGGTGAGTTCAAGCCGCTCTATAATAAAGAGGGCGCTAAGCCGACACTATTCTCACGTTTAACACTGGGTTTACTTGGTCGTGATGAGCCAGAGGTTTACGACAGCCGTCCACCGCGTTAG
- a CDS encoding DUF4124 domain-containing protein, with protein sequence MMNRPVVVTALLFALLSLSFSSAYAAKQSYYRWTDAKGNVTYGKTPPAGIDATMIDVHTGRSIPAPAKPAEEKVANNDQSGLPEMESQLEPGEAKRLCEMAKKNLALMERAGLIRMKNDEGEPVVLDAEAKQRQVDKANEAIKTYCK encoded by the coding sequence ATGATGAATAGACCCGTTGTCGTCACCGCGCTCTTGTTTGCACTCCTTTCCCTGTCTTTTTCGAGCGCCTATGCGGCGAAGCAAAGCTATTATCGCTGGACAGATGCTAAAGGGAATGTAACTTACGGCAAGACCCCCCCGGCAGGAATTGACGCTACGATGATTGATGTTCATACGGGGCGGTCGATACCGGCACCGGCGAAGCCGGCTGAGGAGAAAGTCGCCAATAACGACCAAAGTGGCTTGCCGGAAATGGAGAGTCAGCTGGAGCCAGGGGAGGCGAAACGACTCTGTGAAATGGCCAAGAAGAACTTGGCATTGATGGAAAGAGCCGGCTTGATTCGCATGAAAAACGACGAGGGTGAGCCTGTTGTGTTAGATGCCGAGGCAAAGCAAAGGCAAGTCGACAAGGCTAATGAGGCGATCAAGACTTATTGTAAATAG